One genomic segment of Sanyastnella coralliicola includes these proteins:
- the speB gene encoding agmatinase produces the protein MNKERTFAGIPAEFASAESAAVELICVPYDGTSTWGKGADHGPEAFLEAAENMELYDIETDSEVYRQGIWLAPDVTVNRSPEAMTDEVRRRVDASLESHRMITLFGGEHSISIGSIQGHAAKYEELTVLQIDAHADLRPTYEGSECNHACALHWARYNTNLLQVGIRSMDVSEKEHMDLSKTWMAHDCNHRPDVEWMSEVLAKCTDHVYITIDLDGFDPSIVPHTGTPEPGGLGWYQVLRLLKALCKTGKVVGFDIVELAANEHSKPSDFLAAKLYYKILSYCFNS, from the coding sequence ATGAATAAGGAGCGCACTTTTGCTGGTATTCCTGCTGAATTCGCTAGCGCGGAATCGGCAGCGGTAGAATTGATCTGTGTACCCTATGATGGCACGTCTACCTGGGGTAAAGGAGCTGATCATGGTCCGGAAGCCTTCTTGGAAGCCGCCGAAAACATGGAGCTCTACGATATCGAGACAGACAGCGAGGTGTATCGCCAAGGAATTTGGCTTGCCCCAGACGTCACCGTGAACCGATCTCCTGAAGCCATGACCGATGAGGTGCGAAGAAGAGTCGACGCTTCACTCGAATCGCATAGAATGATCACGTTGTTCGGGGGTGAACACTCAATCTCCATCGGATCAATCCAAGGACATGCTGCGAAATACGAAGAACTCACCGTCCTCCAAATTGATGCTCATGCCGATTTACGACCGACCTACGAAGGCAGCGAATGCAATCACGCCTGTGCCCTGCACTGGGCGCGCTACAACACGAATCTTTTGCAAGTAGGCATCCGCAGCATGGATGTATCGGAGAAGGAGCACATGGATCTATCCAAGACCTGGATGGCCCATGATTGCAACCATCGTCCGGATGTTGAGTGGATGAGCGAAGTATTAGCCAAGTGCACAGACCACGTTTACATTACCATTGACCTCGATGGTTTCGACCCATCGATCGTTCCACATACCGGAACACCGGAACCTGGAGGTTTGGGGTGGTACCAAGTGCTGCGCTTGCTCAAGGCCCTTTGCAAGACCGGTAAAGTGGTTGGATTCGACATTGTGGAATTGGCTGCAAATGAACACAGCAAACCTTCAGATTTCTTAGCTGCAAAGCTGTATTACAAGATACTTTCGTACTGTTTTAATTCCTGA